One genomic segment of Pseudomonas sp. RU47 includes these proteins:
- a CDS encoding polysaccharide deacetylase family protein, whose product MRIVLLFTAWLLSFGAVAAPGDVATLDRSTWPEQLSNPTLFDVASRAEILMFARGLLGTESMDDAALAQRLGLRTINIDAINSLRQRLWQRLLANYNYAQQSCDQDASFCFLVEDLPTLREQAAKFVVSDDSYYTKWAEPSRIFHLQYLDELMRKAALSPQTSSEIDRFGDYERNGDEMHDRLFLLTFDSAANLQPDNTDWLTEYLRKSNLSGTFFVLGKDIQARLADRSVSSLQAGFSRQCVGVQGWEFRSHSHWQDWQDSVRRSADLVKNKLPENYVPLFRPPEGQRRSDAQVFFNTQGLQVALWDIDAQDSAGKLKGSASAQRVLTLMLLWRHGVINFNMKQDTVKTSLPWLITQTAQSGIGWEDCQDAFR is encoded by the coding sequence TTGCGCATTGTTCTTTTATTCACCGCGTGGCTGTTGAGCTTTGGTGCTGTCGCGGCGCCGGGTGATGTGGCGACGCTGGATCGCAGCACCTGGCCGGAGCAGCTCAGCAATCCGACGCTGTTTGATGTGGCTTCACGGGCAGAAATCCTCATGTTCGCCCGTGGTCTGCTCGGCACCGAATCGATGGACGATGCCGCTTTGGCTCAGCGTCTGGGCCTGCGCACGATCAACATCGACGCGATCAACAGCCTGCGCCAGCGCCTCTGGCAGCGCCTGTTGGCCAACTACAACTACGCCCAGCAAAGCTGCGATCAGGACGCCTCGTTCTGTTTCCTCGTCGAAGACCTGCCGACCTTGCGTGAGCAAGCGGCCAAGTTCGTGGTCAGCGACGACAGCTATTACACCAAGTGGGCCGAGCCGAGCCGGATCTTCCATTTGCAGTATCTGGACGAACTGATGCGCAAGGCGGCGCTGTCACCGCAGACCAGCAGCGAAATCGATCGTTTCGGCGACTACGAGCGTAACGGCGACGAGATGCATGACCGGCTGTTTTTGCTGACCTTCGACAGCGCCGCCAACCTGCAACCGGACAACACTGACTGGCTCACCGAATACCTGCGCAAGTCCAACCTGAGCGGTACCTTCTTCGTGTTGGGCAAGGATATTCAGGCGCGGTTGGCTGATCGTTCGGTGAGCAGCCTGCAAGCCGGTTTCTCGAGACAGTGCGTCGGCGTGCAGGGTTGGGAGTTCCGTTCCCACAGCCACTGGCAGGACTGGCAGGATTCGGTGCGACGCAGTGCTGATCTGGTGAAAAACAAATTGCCGGAAAACTACGTGCCGCTGTTCCGTCCGCCGGAAGGGCAGCGTCGCAGCGATGCGCAGGTTTTTTTCAATACCCAGGGCCTGCAAGTGGCGTTGTGGGATATCGACGCCCAGGACAGCGCCGGCAAACTCAAGGGCTCAGCGAGCGCGCAGCGGGTACTGACCCTGATGCTGTTGTGGCGGCACGGGGTGATCAATTTCAACATGAAACAGGACACGGTGAAGACCTCGTTGCCGTGGCTGATCACGCAAACCGCGCAGAGCGGCATCGGTTGGGAAGATTGTCAGGACGCGTTTCGCTGA